From Bufo gargarizans isolate SCDJY-AF-19 chromosome 10, ASM1485885v1, whole genome shotgun sequence, the proteins below share one genomic window:
- the LOC122920395 gene encoding NAD(P)H dehydrogenase [quinone] 1-like yields MSGKRALLVLAHPERTSFNYAMKEAAVEALKRNGWHVTESDLYAMKFCPLVSRDDITEKVQDPENFKYGPESMNAWKEGRLSQDIVTEQKKLEAADLVIFQFPMFWFGLPAMLKGWFDRVLTQGFAYNMSSMFDTGPFKNKKAVLSFTTGGLESMYSPVGINGDMNVLLWPAQRGILNFCGFQVLEPQINYSIAHAPPEKRSLILKAWQARLDKIWEEKCINFAANEDFDMSFAGGFVLKKEVLEKKAKNKYGLTVGQHEGKALPPDSQVKASCTRL; encoded by the exons GAAAGCGCGCTCTTCTGGTTCTGGCTCATCCTGAGCGGACGTCCTTTAATTATGCCATGAAGGAGGCCGCTGTAGAGGCTCTGAAGAGGAATGGATGGCACGTCACAGAGTCCGATCTATACGCCATGAAATTTTGCCCCCTGGTGTCCAGAGATGATATTACAG AAAAAGTTCAGGATCCTGAAAACTTCAAGTATGGTCCAGAATCGATGAACGCCTGGAAGGAGGGGCGGCTCAGCCAAGACATTGTGACGGAGCAGAAGAAGCTGGAAGCTGCGGACCTGGTGATATTCCAG TTCCCAATGTTCTGGTTCGGACTCCCCGCCATGCTGAAGGGCTGGTTTGATCGAGTTTTAACCCAGGGATTTGCTTACAACATGTCCTCCATGTTCGATACCGGACCATTCAAG AATAAAAAGGCAGTTCTGTCCTTCACCACTGGGGGGCTGGAATCCATGTACAGCCCAGTAGGGATCAATGGCGATATGAATGTCCTGCTGTGGCCAGCGCAG AGAGGAATCTTGAACTTTTGCGGCTTCCAAGTGCTGGAGCCTCAGATCAATTACAGCATTGCCCACGCTCCTCCGGAGAAACGCTCCCTCATCCTGAAGGCATGGCAAGCTCGCCTGGACAAGATCTGGGAAGAAAAATGCATCAACTTTGCAGCCAATGAGGATTTCGATATGTCCTTCGCAGGGGGGTTTGTGCTGAAAAAGGAAGTGCTGGAGAAGAAGGCCAAGAATAAATACGGGCTGACCGTGGGCCAACATGAGGGTAAGGCCTTACCTCCCGATAGTCAAGTGAAGGCGAGCTGCACCAGGCTCTGA